The genomic DNA TTACAGAAATGGTTACATCCTCTCCAACGTAGGCTATATTAGCCGGATTGGTAGTCACTGCTGCCCCAGCCGGCGTCACAAACGCGGCGAACATCGATAGGACCATTAGCGCCACTAAAAGCGTGGCTGTAATCTTATTCTTCATTACCTTTTTAGCCTCATTTTTCCTTTTTATTGAAGTAGTATGTGCTATCTCTTATAAGACTTTTTTTATAAGACCTTGGTCTTCGGGCGAATGCCCTCACCTCAACCAACCCACCGTCCACTTACCAATCGTCTCATTGAACCCCCAGATCACATTATACTTCCGTACTCTGAATCTAAATTCAAGTGGACTATGTGGGAAATTGTCGTCGAAAAGCCCATTTTTCCAGGCTTCCGGAGTTTGGTTCTGAACTTCATGCCTGTAATATCTAAAAGTCCTGTTGAAAATGCATTAGTTGAGAGACATTATTCCCATAGAAGAGACTGTCTGATTGAAGTTACCAAACGAAAGTTCTAAAGTAACTTCTTCTATCCCATGTAATCTTCGGGGTTCTCCTCAAACGCCTTTTTGCATCCCGGCGCACAGAAATAATAGGTTTTGCCTTTATATTCGCTCTTAAACTTCGCCGTCTTCTCGTCTACGGTCATTTTACATACAGGGTCTATTGCCATTTTCGTTCACCTCCTTTCTTTCTTTTTTTGAAGCAAGAATTTTGGAGATTCGACTGCTAGCTTAATTGGGCTCCTTTCTTGATTTTTGCTCTCTCGAACGACGGATTACTCTGAGCTTTAACTAACCCTATCATGCTCAGGCAAATAAGAAGAAGTACCGAAATCGTAAATATTGTTGTACGCTTACATATCATTTAAATCTCCCCTCTTTTTATTGTTGACTCGACAGTGAAAATCCATGTGATGGTTTCATACGGTGCACAATACTCCTCACCACACTGAAGAGGCTCAGTCCTATTGAAACCAAACGTGACGTTGACAGTATAGGTCGTTTCGGATTGCAATGGTTCGGCTGGATAAAAGGTGAACTTTTCGCCGCCGATACCCGCCGGTTCTCTCTCGGCATGGCTCATTTCCGTATAAGGCTCGATTTCCAGTTTCACCACTTCAGGTCGTATCCATCGTTCAAATTGTACTGAAATGGACGTATCAACCGGTATATCGCTCCCGGTGGGGGATAAATCCCCAACGAGAGCCGGATAAGGAAGAAGAGTGCCACTGCCGTACCGATAGTAATAGATGATCGGTTTAAGAGACTGGTTATGGGGATACGTGAGGTTAAGAGGAACGGTGAAGTCCGGACCGCCGGGATATACTATTATCGTTTCAGGTTTGGGTTGTGGACTATAAGGCATCGATGATGTGGGTGGTGTTGGCGGTTTCGCTGGTTCAGGCGTAGTGATATTCTCTGAGGGGGGTTCTACAGGTGGTAATGGTGGAGTAACATTCAATTGACGTGCTGGAGCTGGGCCTTCGGTTGTGAATAATGTTTCACTTATCCAAGCGGTATTTTCCCGTACAGCGACATAAACATAATCCGAATCCCCTAGTCGTCCGTATCGTATACATTCTTCAGTGAATACATCATACCCAGCGGTTGCGGCAATTGTCCAATTTCCAATTTCAACAGATTTTACTACAGCACTGAATTCTACTCTACCTTTTGGATATTCATATTCTTCACACAAACGATCATATTCTGGATCAGATCTATTCGGGCGTGGATGTTTAAGTTTCTCCTCTTCTGGCACAATAATGTCTCCGTTCCAAGAAAGGTTGCCACTCGCTAAAACCAGCCCTTTTGGCAATTCGATTCGAGCTGTAGTATTATATGCATCAGAAATCGATGTTATTGTGCAGATTAATTCAGCTGTCTCATTTAATGCTGGTGCATTTGAAATAGACAAATTTACTTCCATTCCAGTAGATGGCACAGGTGGTGGTGTCACTGGTTTAGGTGTAATGATAGTTCCAGAAGGAGTTTTCACTGGTGTTAGTTCTGGAGTGATATTCACCCGAGGCTCTACAATAACTGGTCCAGGTGGCAGTGGAGGTATCTCTATAAACGGAGTTTCGCTTATCCAAGCAGTATCTTCACGCACAGCTATGTAAACACGATCTACGCTGCCCCAATCATGACAAAGTGTGCCATTTTCGGTAACCACATAATGCTCAGCGGCTGCTGTGACGGTCCAATTACCAGTTTTAACAGCTTTCACCGTAACGCTGCCTCCTCCATCTTTCCATGTGAGATTTCCGCTGACCAACTCGAATCCTTCTGGTAATTCGATTTCAGTCGTGGTGTTTGTGGACTCGATAAGCATCTCACACGTCAATTCTGCTGTCTGATTCAAAGCGGGTGCGTTGGAGATGGATAAATTTATCCACCGGGGAGGAGATGGTACCCCTTCCGATGGTGATGTAGTTGGGCTTGGTGTTATGCTTGGTGTAGAGGAGGGCGTTGGACTCAGCGTTGGGGATGATGTCGGACTTGGCATTACCGTTTCATTATTCGGTAACTCCTCAACGCATCCTGCTACTAATACCACAGCGATCAACAACCCAGACAATACCACTATTAATCCTCTATTTTTGGTCATATCACGCCATCTCAGTTAAACCCCGCCCTATGGCGTAAAACAACTCCTTGCCCTTTGCCATTGTCAATACCTTCTCTCATGTAATTCCCCTTATTGCAGTCGCATTTCAACTTCAGGTGAAGTCTCTTCAAATAAAGAAGTTACCACATCAGGTGATGATGTTAACTTGGAACCAAATGCTTTTCTCATTTTCAGCACTTCTCCCATTTTGCTTCTCATTTTTTCGCATCACCTTCGCTTTCTTTTCTTATTCTCTTTGCAGGCGGCGTGTACTTTTTCAACATCAACGAAAGCGTCACTACCGTCACAGAGCTCATCGCCATTGCCAGCCCTGCAAGTTCGGGTTTAAAAGTGATCCCAAAAAAAGGATATAGTATTCCCGCAGCCATGGGAAGGAGAGCAGTGTTATAAGCAAAAGCCCAGAACAGATTTTGCTTAATCCTCGACATCACCTTTTTACTCAATTGCACCGCCGCAACTGAATCCATAAGGTCGTCCTTTATAAGCACGATCTCCCCACTCTCGATTGCCACATCCGTACCACTGCCTATTGCGATGCCTACATCAGCCTGTGCCAATGCAGGTGCATCATTAATTCCATCGCCTACAAACGCGACTATTTCACCCTCGTTTTGCAGCCTCTTAACTTCTTCCGCTTTATCCTGCGGCAAAACCTCTGCCAATACCTTATCTATACCGATTTGATCTGCGATAGTATGGGCAGTTCGTGCATTGTCACCAGTGATCATGATGACGTTCAGCCCCATGTCTTTCAACGCTTTTATTGATTCCTTGGTAGTTTCTTTCAGGGTATCGGCAACAGCGATAATGCCAATCATTTCGTCATCACTGGCGATGAGCATGGCAGTCTTCCCCTCTTTTTCGAGCCGAAATATCGTTTCTTCAATATGCTCAGAATATGAGATATTTTTCTCTTCAAAAAGTGCCCTGTTACCTATAAGCAGCTCTTTCCCCCCGGCATTTGCCGTTACACCTTTTCCCCCAAAGGTGTCAAAGCCCTTGATCTCCTCGGTCACGATTCCTTCTTCCTCAGCCCGTCTCACTATCGCCTCTGCGAGGGGGTGCTGCGAATTCTTCTCCACGCTCGCTGCCAACCTGAGCAACGCCATTTCGTCAATTTCGAAACCGATTATGTCGGTAACCTCCGGCTCGCCTTTTGTAAGCGTTCCCGTTTTGTCAAAAACGATAGAAGTCAACTTCTCAGACATTTCAAGCGCTTCACCGCTCTTAATGAGCACACCGAGCTCTGCACCACGACCTACGCCCACCGTTACCGCTGTAGGCGTCGCAAGCCCAAGAGCGCAGGGACATGCGATGACAAGCACAGAGATCAGGGAGGTAAGGGCAAAAAGCAGAGTATTGCCGAGAACAACATACCAGACCGTAAAGGCAAGAATTGCGATGGCCAGCACCGTTGGGATGAAATAGCTAACCACTTTGTCTGCAATTCGCTGAACGGGCGGTCGTGAGCCCTGCGCCTCTTCCACAAGCTTTATAATTTGAGAGAGCACGGTGTCACGCCCTATTTTCGTCGCGCTGAATGTTATCACGCTATTTTTGTTAATCGTGCCTCCAACGACCTTATCCCCTTTTTGCTTCAAAGTAGGAAGAGGCTCTCCTGTAATCATTGATTCATCCACGTAGCTCTCGCCCTCAACGACTTCCCCATCTACCGGGATTCTCTCTCCTGGCTTCACAATGATTTTATCGCCTATCTGAACGTCAGCGATCTGTATTTCAATCTCACGATTATCACGAAGGACGGTGGCGGTTTTTGGCTGCAAGCCCATCAATTTTTTTATCGATTCCGAGGTTTTTCCTTTTGCTCTCGCCTCCAAATATCGCCCCATGGTGAGAAAAGAGGCCAGCATAAGCGCAGTTTCATAAAACAGAAAATCCATGGTCAATACCAGCTCAAAAGTACCTAGAAGGCTTGCGACAAAGGCTACGCCTATCCCCATCGAATACATGACGTCCATGTTGAGATTTCTATTTTTAAGTGATCTGTATGCAGCTCGGAATATGGGAGAGCTTACATAGATGAAAGCAGGAGTTGAAACTACCAACATGAAATACGCCATTGAAAAAGGAAGGCTGATGGGAGCATACATAAGAATCATGAGCGGAATAGCAACGGCAAAACCAATGAGGAGTCTATTGCGCTTCTCTCGCAAATCTCGCTCCCTTGAGAGTTTTTCCAAATCTTCTGCCCCTTCTCCCTCAAGTCCGAGATACTGATAACCTACATCTTCAATGGCTTTCTTCATATCTGCGATCGTGGTTATTCGTGGGTTGTAGGTAACGTACGCTCTCTCAGCGCCGAGATTAACCGTAGCATCAAAGATACCATCCAGTTTTTTGAGGGCGGTTTCAATGGTTTTTACGCACACCGCACAGGTCATTCCCCCGATCTTCAGCGTGGCTTTTTCATGGATCACGCCGTAGCCTGCATCTGTTATCGCCCTTTCAAGACCTGCGAGATTTACTTTTGTTGGCGCATACTCCACGGTGGCGGTCTCAGTCCCGAGATTCACCTTTGCACCTGCAACTCCTTCCTGATCCAGCAGGGATTTTTCGATAGTTGTAGCGCAGGTTGCGCAGGTCATTCCAGAAATCTTGATTTCCGCTTTTTTTCTGTTATTCTCTGACATACTTTCAGTTATCCCTTCAATTTTATATCCAATATGATCATCTTTGAAAAGATATTTAACTTTTTTTAAAGAATTCTTTTTTAAAGTTTAATTTTTAAATTAGTGCTGATGCATTGCTTTTAGATTTTTAATTCCAAAATCGATTAATTCACTTTGAGTTTCGCTGTGTTACATCTTTGAATGTAAAGTAAGAAACTTACATTAAAAATATGCCGAATATTATAAAATACATCCGAAATTGGTTTCCAAAGTAGATCACAACATCTTTATTAATGAAGTTAATATTTCCTGAAGGAGGCTTGAATTATGGAATTTTTTGACCTTATGAGTATTTCACACCGCTATATGGAGATACTAAACCCTTCCACGTCTGAAAAGATCATTAAACTTGGCAACCTACTCAGATTGAAAAAAGGAAGCCGGGTTATCGACTTCGGTTGTGGTTGTGCCGAGCCACTCACTCTATGGGCTGAGGAATTTGGTATCAATGGTATTGGCATAGATATATCCGAAGATTTCTGCGACCGGGCCAGGAAAAAGCTAGCCGTGAGAGGGTTGTCGGACCGAATCGAAATCGTTTGCTCCCCTGCGCTTGACTATGTATTTAAAGAGGGGGCTTTCGATGCAGCAACATGTATTGGATCAACGTTTGTTTTTGGCGGTTATCAGCAGACGATCCAAGCAATGAAGAGGGCTGTCCATCAGAGTGGACGCCTCGGTATCGGCGAAACTCATTGGCTTAGCAATCAGGTACATCCGGAATATGCCCAAAAACAGGTAAATACCCACACAGAAGCGGAACTTGCTCAATTTACCCGGGACGAAGGCTTTGAACTCGAATACATCATCCGTGCAAGCTACGACGACTGGGACAGATACATTTCGGATGGCTGGTATGGACTGATACATTGGCTTGAGGAAAATCCTAACCACCCTGACTATGAACAAGTATTCAATCATTTTCGTATTGACCAGGATGATTATTTACAGTTCCAGCACCAATATATGGGTTGGGCGATGTACTGCCTCACTCCCATGAAATCTCATTCGGTGTGATAGGTAGGATTGCCTGTCTGCGGTAAGATACTTAATTCATGGTGGATCAACTGGTGGCTGATATTAATTATCCTTGCTGCCATAGCCGGGCTTGTTTTGTGGTTACTATTCTTCCGCTTTAGGATATTAGGATTGTTGGCACGTTATACATAGCCAGATACACCAAAGCATTCGTTGAAACCGTGTTGTTGGGTGCAATTAAAACGCCCTCTAAACTGTGAAAAGGAATCACTTGTTTTAATTTCCTTTCTCGATACAACGCAAAGCCCTTGTGTTTAACCCCCAGATATTCCCCATGTCCTTTCAATTCTATTACCACTTCGATCACCCCAATTATATATGCGCTTTCCGACCTTTCACCAAAAAGGGCTATTTTCCGAGAGTTAAGGGAAATTGTAAAAAGTTATAACCTAATACGACCTTGCCACCAACACTACTTTGTCCGTTTTTTTGCCGCAAATTAGACATTTGCCTCTTTCGAGCTCTGCCAATTCACCAAGTACTTCTCCATCGGTGATCTCTCCCATCCTCAAGCCACATCCCTCTTCGCCGCACCAGCTGACCTTGGCCATACCTTTGCGGATTGCAACTTTTGCCTCATCCAGCGTCTTGCAGTCAGCGATCCTTGAGTCAAGTGCCTGTCTGGCTTTTTCATACAGGTTGGCATGTATGG from Methanocellales archaeon includes the following:
- a CDS encoding methyltransferase domain-containing protein, which gives rise to MEFFDLMSISHRYMEILNPSTSEKIIKLGNLLRLKKGSRVIDFGCGCAEPLTLWAEEFGINGIGIDISEDFCDRARKKLAVRGLSDRIEIVCSPALDYVFKEGAFDAATCIGSTFVFGGYQQTIQAMKRAVHQSGRLGIGETHWLSNQVHPEYAQKQVNTHTEAELAQFTRDEGFELEYIIRASYDDWDRYISDGWYGLIHWLEENPNHPDYEQVFNHFRIDQDDYLQFQHQYMGWAMYCLTPMKSHSV
- a CDS encoding Ig-like domain-containing protein, which gives rise to MNQTAELTCEMLIESTNTTTEIELPEGFELVSGNLTWKDGGGSVTVKAVKTGNWTVTAAAEHYVVTENGTLCHDWGSVDRVYIAVREDTAWISETPFIEIPPLPPGPVIVEPRVNITPELTPVKTPSGTIITPKPVTPPPVPSTGMEVNLSISNAPALNETAELICTITSISDAYNTTARIELPKGLVLASGNLSWNGDIIVPEEEKLKHPRPNRSDPEYDRLCEEYEYPKGRVEFSAVVKSVEIGNWTIAATAGYDVFTEECIRYGRLGDSDYVYVAVRENTAWISETLFTTEGPAPARQLNVTPPLPPVEPPSENITTPEPAKPPTPPTSSMPYSPQPKPETIIVYPGGPDFTVPLNLTYPHNQSLKPIIYYYRYGSGTLLPYPALVGDLSPTGSDIPVDTSISVQFERWIRPEVVKLEIEPYTEMSHAEREPAGIGGEKFTFYPAEPLQSETTYTVNVTFGFNRTEPLQCGEEYCAPYETITWIFTVESTIKRGEI
- a CDS encoding heavy metal translocating P-type ATPase translates to MSENNRKKAEIKISGMTCATCATTIEKSLLDQEGVAGAKVNLGTETATVEYAPTKVNLAGLERAITDAGYGVIHEKATLKIGGMTCAVCVKTIETALKKLDGIFDATVNLGAERAYVTYNPRITTIADMKKAIEDVGYQYLGLEGEGAEDLEKLSRERDLREKRNRLLIGFAVAIPLMILMYAPISLPFSMAYFMLVVSTPAFIYVSSPIFRAAYRSLKNRNLNMDVMYSMGIGVAFVASLLGTFELVLTMDFLFYETALMLASFLTMGRYLEARAKGKTSESIKKLMGLQPKTATVLRDNREIEIQIADVQIGDKIIVKPGERIPVDGEVVEGESYVDESMITGEPLPTLKQKGDKVVGGTINKNSVITFSATKIGRDTVLSQIIKLVEEAQGSRPPVQRIADKVVSYFIPTVLAIAILAFTVWYVVLGNTLLFALTSLISVLVIACPCALGLATPTAVTVGVGRGAELGVLIKSGEALEMSEKLTSIVFDKTGTLTKGEPEVTDIIGFEIDEMALLRLAASVEKNSQHPLAEAIVRRAEEEGIVTEEIKGFDTFGGKGVTANAGGKELLIGNRALFEEKNISYSEHIEETIFRLEKEGKTAMLIASDDEMIGIIAVADTLKETTKESIKALKDMGLNVIMITGDNARTAHTIADQIGIDKVLAEVLPQDKAEEVKRLQNEGEIVAFVGDGINDAPALAQADVGIAIGSGTDVAIESGEIVLIKDDLMDSVAAVQLSKKVMSRIKQNLFWAFAYNTALLPMAAGILYPFFGITFKPELAGLAMAMSSVTVVTLSLMLKKYTPPAKRIRKESEGDAKK
- a CDS encoding YHS domain-containing protein codes for the protein MAIDPVCKMTVDEKTAKFKSEYKGKTYYFCAPGCKKAFEENPEDYMG
- a CDS encoding CRISPR-associated endonuclease Cas1, which gives rise to MVIELKGHGEYLGVKHKGFALYRERKLKQVIPFHSLEGVLIAPNNTVSTNALVYLAMYNVPTILIS